GGCTGGATGCGCTGGGGCGGTTGCTGGGGCGGATTTCCCAGTTGCCGAACATCATCGAGACCCGGCGTAACCGGACGCCGGGGTGATCGCTATCCACTAATGTGGGTGGGAGCGGGCTTGTGGGAGCAAAGCTTGCTCGCGATAGCGGTGGATCAGTCTCGACATAGGTTGGTCCACCACCTCAATCGCGAGCAAGCTTTGCTCCCACAGACCTGCTTCCACAGGCTTGCTCTCATTGGGTTACTTCCCACAGTGTTTTGTGTGATGAGACGGATTAATGTACAGCCTTGAAGACCTGCTCCACCTGATGAACCGCCTGCGCGACCCGCAATACGGTTGCCCGTGGGACATCAAGCAAACCTACGCGACCATCGTCCCCCATACCCTGGAAGAAGCCTACGAAGTGGCCGATGCAATCGAACGCGGCGACTTCGATCACTTGCAGGGCGAGTTGGGCGACCTGTTGTTTCAGGTGGTGTATTACAGCCAGCTGGCCCTGGAAGAAAACCGTTTCGAATTCGCCGGCGTGGTCGACAGCATCACCCGCAAGCTGATCCGCCGCCATCCCCACGTGTTCCCTAGCGGTGACCTGTATGCGCCCGTGGACACGCCGCGCCTGAGCGAAGAGCAGGTCAAGCAGCGCTGGGAGGAAATCAAGGCCGAGGAGCGTGCTGAGAAAGCCTCGGCACCGGAGCAATTGTCGTTGCTCGACGATGTGCCGGCGGCCCTGCCGGCGTTATCCCGCTCGGCGAAGCTGCAAAAGCGTGCCGGTCAGGTCGGTTTCGACTGGCCAGGCCCGTTGCCGGTGCTCGACAAGGTCCGGGAAGAGCTGGACGAAGTCCTCGAGGCGATGGCTGACAATGATCCCGCCGCCATCAGCGATGAGATCGGCGACCTGCTGTTCAGCGTGGTAAACCTGGCCCGCCATCTGAAGGTCGACCCGGAAACCGCCCTGCGTGGCGCCAACGGGAAATTCGAAAGACGCTTCCGATTTATCGAACAGGCATTGCGCGACACCCACCGTCCCATGGAAGATTGCACCCTCGAAGAGTTGGACGCCTTGTGGGGCGAAGCCAAACGTCAGGAAAAGAATTTGCCCAGCTGTGGCTGAGGCCGTTGCCTAAGTGAGTAAGCACCATGAGCCTTTCCCTTCGCGACCAGTTGCTCAAAGCAGGGCTGGTCAACCAAAAGCAGGCCAAGCAGGTCGGCAAAGAGAAACAGAAACAGCAGCGCCTGGTCCATAAAGGCCAGATCGAACAGGATGATTCACAGCAACGCGCGGCCCAGGAAGCCATGGCCGAGAAGGTCAAGCGCGACCAGGAACTCAACCGTCAGCAGCAGGAAAAGGTCGAGCAGAAGGCCCGTGCCGCGCAGATCAAGCAATTGATCGAAGTCTCGCGCCTGCCGAAGCTGACCACTGAGGACTATTACAACTTCGTCGACGACAAGAAGGTCAAGCGCATCTCGGTCAATACGTTGATGCGCAACAAGCTGAGCAGTGGCTCGCTGGCAATTGTCCACCATGCCGGCGGCTACGAAGTGATCCCGCGCGAGGCGGCCCTGAAGATCCAGGAGCGTGACCCCCAGCGCATCGTCCAGCTCAACACCCAGACCGAAGAAGTGGATGCCGATGATCCGTACGCGGCGTATCAGATTCCTGATGATTTGATGTGGTAGGACCGGCAACCTAAAACAAACTGTGGCGAGGGAGCTTGCTCCCGCTTGAGTGCGAAGCGCTCACAAAAAAGGGCTGCTACGCAGCCCAGCGGGAGCAAGCTCCCTCGCCACAGGGTTCCGTGTCGTTCAGGATTCTGCCATCTCACGCGAGCGCAACCTTTCTTCGCGCTCCAGCTCAGCCTTGTAACTATGGGCATCCGTCTCGGAGTGGAACATCCCCACCAGCAGATCCTGTTGATGCACATCCCAGATCCGGATACCGGCGGCAATGCCTTCGTGGGACATATGGGCGTCGTCGCGTTCAGTTACTTTCACAGTCATCTTGCAAGCTCCAATCT
The sequence above is drawn from the Pseudomonas sp. St316 genome and encodes:
- a CDS encoding DUF2058 domain-containing protein, encoding MSLSLRDQLLKAGLVNQKQAKQVGKEKQKQQRLVHKGQIEQDDSQQRAAQEAMAEKVKRDQELNRQQQEKVEQKARAAQIKQLIEVSRLPKLTTEDYYNFVDDKKVKRISVNTLMRNKLSSGSLAIVHHAGGYEVIPREAALKIQERDPQRIVQLNTQTEEVDADDPYAAYQIPDDLMW
- the mazG gene encoding nucleoside triphosphate pyrophosphohydrolase, which translates into the protein MYSLEDLLHLMNRLRDPQYGCPWDIKQTYATIVPHTLEEAYEVADAIERGDFDHLQGELGDLLFQVVYYSQLALEENRFEFAGVVDSITRKLIRRHPHVFPSGDLYAPVDTPRLSEEQVKQRWEEIKAEERAEKASAPEQLSLLDDVPAALPALSRSAKLQKRAGQVGFDWPGPLPVLDKVREELDEVLEAMADNDPAAISDEIGDLLFSVVNLARHLKVDPETALRGANGKFERRFRFIEQALRDTHRPMEDCTLEELDALWGEAKRQEKNLPSCG